AAAAACTCAATACTGAGAATATACAATTGGTACCTGTCGCTTTTAATCTATACAATTGTCTCAACATGCATTACAAATAGCATCTCATGTACATGTTCAATAATTATTCTCTCCTCTTCTTAATTTTCCTAATCCTTAATTCTCTACCATTTTTTCGCTTCTCAGAGAACCAAACTCTTCATTACTCTCCACTTCTGATGATGCCACCACTGCTGCTTCCTCTTCCTCATGATCATAATCTCCATCAGAAGCTCTCTCTACTTGAGAATCTTGGGCTTCTAAGCTCCGAGGAGGAACCGACTCATTCGACCGGTTCGACGACGAGCCGTTGTTCGAGACTGAGAGGTACTCGAGTGCCGTCACGACGTCGCTGATCAAGGGCCGCGTGCTCGCCTCCTCTTGAAGACACATTGCAGCCACCGCGAGAGCTTGGTATAGCCCTTTCAAGGGGTACTTCCCTTCGAGCGCGGGATCGGCCATCTCCACGAATCTCTTCTTGTCCTTGAACCGCGGCTCAGCCTgtaaaacaacaaaaagaacaCCTACATAAATTTTGTTCAATTGAGTTAATGAGCAAATTAAGTATAGATTTGTCTAATAGAACAGTAAGAAAATGTCTAGCTAGCTAGTTTCAGGAAAGTAGTAATATGCAGGTTTGAAATtgagatatttatatatatatagagagagagagagagagttcttgtGCTTTTCAAAGCACAGGAGCTCAACGTGTTTCTGATTTTTTAGCCGTCGGATCGTCTTAAGATCTGTAGAGAAccattaatagtatatatatccCATTAAGTTTTCTTTACTAGTGTTGTACAAATCTTAAGCAACCCGATGCTTAAAAAATCATAAGCACGTTGAGCTCTTGTGTTTTAAAAGTAAAGgagcttaactctctctctgtatatgtGTGGGCTAAGACATACCCAATGAACAAGGTGTTGCTCGCTCGAAGGCTTCGACATATCTATCGCTCTTCTCCCCGTGATGATCTCCAAGAACACAACGCCGAAGCTGTACACATCCGACATCGTCGTCAATTGGCCCGTGAGCGCGTACTCCGGGGCGCAGTAGCCGTATGTGCCCATCACCCTTGTAGACACATGGCTTTTATCCCCTACCGGGCCGACCTTCGCGAGGCCAAAATCTGATAGCTTTGGATTGTACTCCTCGTCGAGTAGTATGTTTGATGCTTTGAAATCTCTATATATGACGGGGGGGTTCGCAATGTCGTGCAAATACTCGAGCCCCTTCGCAGCCCCTCCAGCTATTTTCATCCTTGTGTTCCAGTCCAGTGGATTCTTATTCGGTGATAGATCTGTTCGCATAAGCATTACAGAATCGAGTTAGTAATTTTATAACAAGATCTTTCAACTTAGTGCTTCGTTTGTGGAGCTTTTGCAGAAGTGCTTTTGACTATCGCCATTCTTGAACACACTtgattacaaaaattaattgctGGAAATTTCtacttcttaaaatagagaagTGTTTTCAAAAGCCAGGCGAGACAGGGGCTTAGAATGATCGATGATCGGACGTGGATTTAAAAGTCCAGAGAAATTACCAAGAAGGTGATCCTCTAATGAACCGAGCGGCATGTACTCATAAACCAAAATCCTCTGATCATCGTCGGTGCAGTATCCGATCAAATTTACGAGATTTGGATGGTGAAGGAGACTAAGCATCAATACTTCGACGAGGAACTCTCGGTTCCCTTGCAAGCCGTTCTTGTCGAGCTGCTTAACTGCAATGTCCTGATCAGAAAAGGGAAACTTCTGAGCACCTGACTTAAAACTATAACTCAAATTCTTTGAATCAAatcgaaatttaaaatcaaatttttagattattaCTTGATTCGTATCGTCGAGGTGTCCTCTATACACTCTTCCGAATCCGCCTTCTCCGAGTAGGGATTCAGCTTTGAAGTTCTTCGTTGCAGCTGCGAGCTCAGCGTAGGTGAAAACTCGAGCTGAGTTATTTCCGTTGCCGATTTTCAGGATTTCTTCGGCTACATTGCGATGCTTGTAAGCATCTGAAAAGGGTATGATCACTAGCTAAGAGTTCAAAGATTTTGATAAACAAATTGGTCATAGAATTAGatctgatttttcttttttttttcccttttaacaaatgaaaatttagtttcataaaTCATTGCGCAAACCAATTTGTGAACAAGTAAAACATTGTATGAGCTTAAACTTTTCATGGTTCATGGATTAATAGTTTATGAGAGCAAAAGAAGAGGCATTTAGAAAAAGAATGAATACTCAATTTAAAGatctgaagaagaagaaaaaacatgTTAAAGGTACCTGATTCAGTTGAGATATTGTTGACGAGGGACGCGAGATTGTTCCTTTCGAAACCCTCCTCGGCCTTCGCCGGAGATTCGTCGACGTTTCGCTTCGATGATCTAAAGCAACATAAGAAGCCCATTTAATTACCCCTTGATCTCTTTCTCCTCACACAATTCCCCTTCCCAAACCTCAATTTTTCAAACACCAAAATCAGAGAAAAACACAAATTTATAAATGCTCCGAATTGAATCAGTCACAAATTATCAAGGAAATAGGGACAAATTTTTGAGAATTGGATATGGCGATGAAGGAggagccaaaaaaaagaaaaaaaaaagaaaaagaaaaaagaattgtgTTAAGagattattagttttttttggtagcttctttttcttctcttatgAAAATGTCACCAATGAATAGAAACCGCGAACGCGGTTTCCTTCATCTCCATTACAGATAGTAAATCtaattttagatttcaatttttattttccttttttttgaatttttttccactcataattattgtttttttttttttttttttacttctattCCCTAATAAGGTTTTGTTTTCAACACAAGTGGAGGAAGGACCGTTATTTCAGTTAACGATTGGAACTATCATGTGGGTCTTGCACATGACATTTGTTGTGTATAGGAGCTAGTTAAGGTGGAGGTTTTAGCTCTTAATAAAATGTTTTACCACAGATACAAAGATCTTTAGATCTAAGGATGATACAGATTTGtgtgtttaatttgtatttatGTGTTAACTCAATCATTATTCGAAGAATGCGTTTAAATAACTTATTAATCCAAAATGTGAAAACACTAATTGTTTTCAGATTAGACGATTTTACATCATATCGAAATTTGGACTTGCAAATTAACTTAGATTGTTACTATAACCAAAATTGGATTCATTGCATGATTAGACTAATAATGCATTATATATCTGCAGATAAAGGAATTTAGCATGCATTTGAGAGAGACCCACCAATGCTTATGTTTGCAATAAATTATAACCTAATACATCTGATTCTGTAACAATAATCTCACTTAAATTGtggggaaaaaggaaaaaaaaaaaagaaatagacaaaacaagaaggattttttttgggggggcgCTGATTCTGATGAGTATCAAACACACCAAACTACTACACCTCTACTTAACAAAATACATATGCACAAGAGCTGCTTCTACTTCAACTGCAAAACCTGCGAGTATCACAAGCAGTCCAAAACAGCCCTCGAAACGAAAAGCCAAATCGCCTCTCACTATCCCTTCTATCCAATCGAATTTAGGAagtgaaggaaaaaaatatacatatatatcagtACAAAATGGTGTAAGAAGATTCAAATGAGCATTTGAGTGCTACTGCGATCGCGCTTTTCATCAGCGCAAAATTTGGCTCCCTTGGAATTAGGATATGGCGGAGAGAGGGCGAGCTGCGGAAATCAGCTGTGTAGAATAGTATAAGAGGGGCGGCGGAGCGTCACGAATCGACCATCTCGTCGTGCAACTCGCTGGGGGCGATAAGCCCCGGGATTGAAAGCATCCTTTgccgctccctctctctctgggCGGCGGCCTCTTCCGCATAAAGATCTTTGTTGTCCTGCACAGAAACGAAAGCTTCGAGTGTCAACAAGTAATAAAACAAAGTGATTAATGCATTTGTATCAATACATCAAAAAGATTACAAAGTGTTACCTGAGCCGAGAACTCCtttgattgaatgagaaaatcCCGTATGTGGTTCTTAAAAGTCGGAAGGTCATTTCTCGACTCGAAAAGCCCATCCACAAATTTAGTAACCTAAGGTAAACCTTTGTGTTAACTTGCGCAAAGGTAAGAAAAAAGTGTTTACTGGGCCAAGGAAAATGTGCTGAGAATGTGGGGTATACTACCTCAGCTACCGTCATATTTGGAAACGATGTTCCCAAAAGCTTTATGGTGTAATCACGAACAAACATCATATTGTTGGGATAGGGATAAGGCACCGTTGACGCATCCCATAGCGGCTCAGTTAATGAACCAGAGTCAACCTGCATGTAAACCACCATAACATTCATCAAGGAATAATAAAAGCAAACGAGGAGAATTTATTACCAGCACCAAATGCGCATGATGTTCATGCACCACCGAGCGATTTGCCCTCCATTCCATCTAGGGAAGACGAACCACTGGGTAATGCACGGTTATGGTGTGGCACACTGGGTGGCAAGCGACAATTTCTAACAAACTAGGTGGAAATAGTGTATTTTCAGAAGTACCAGACAAAACAAATGCTGTAGCACCAAAACATGGAGCTTGAAACCCGGCTTGTGAAATGTATCTGTTAGGACGGCAAAGATTTCTTGCTCGATGTTCAGATAATATGTTCTATAGAATTGATTACAGAATTCTGACATCTGAAATTTGATCACAGTAAACAGTTACGATTATTGCGCACAAATTATAATGGCTAATTGAGGATTCAAGGATTGGGTAGAAGTTGAACCTGAAAATTCTTCATCATTTCCAACAAAAGATTAAGACCAGTCTCAGCAATGTTCCTCTCAGTGTGCCGAAAAGCCCAATTTATAGAATCCATTACGAGTTTCAGTTGCTGAGAAGGTAAACAAATAACAATGAACAAAATGAACGGACAGTAACATATTAGTTGGAGTACATAAGAATACGGAATGTTGGCTATAGATGTAAATATATGACTTGGCAGTGATTTACATGTACAACCAGACTTCGAGAAATAAAACAGGGCAAGGAAGTAACAAAGGAAAGGAGGCAGGAAGCGATATCAAAAACCAACCTGACTTGAGAGATGAATTAAAGCTTGAAAACAATGGGTACCAATAGCACGGAGCAAAGAGAAGAACTTGAGTCGATGCTCCGGATAATCTTCGAAATTCTTAGTAATCATCtacaaaaatgaa
The sequence above is drawn from the Ananas comosus cultivar F153 unplaced genomic scaffold, ASM154086v1, whole genome shotgun sequence genome and encodes:
- the LOC109703774 gene encoding probable serine/threonine-protein kinase PBL23 — translated: MGFLCCFRSSKRNVDESPAKAEEGFERNNLASLVNNISTESDAYKHRNVAEEILKIGNGNNSARVFTYAELAAATKNFKAESLLGEGGFGRVYRGHLDDTNQDIAVKQLDKNGLQGNREFLVEVLMLSLLHHPNLVNLIGYCTDDDQRILVYEYMPLGSLEDHLLDLSPNKNPLDWNTRMKIAGGAAKGLEYLHDIANPPVIYRDFKASNILLDEEYNPKLSDFGLAKVGPVGDKSHVSTRVMGTYGYCAPEYALTGQLTTMSDVYSFGVVFLEIITGRRAIDMSKPSSEQHLVHWAEPRFKDKKRFVEMADPALEGKYPLKGLYQALAVAAMCLQEEASTRPLISDVVTALEYLSVSNNGSSSNRSNESVPPRSLEAQDSQVERASDGDYDHEEEEAAVVASSEVESNEEFGSLRSEKMVEN